From Opisthocomus hoazin isolate bOpiHoa1 chromosome 28, bOpiHoa1.hap1, whole genome shotgun sequence, the proteins below share one genomic window:
- the LETM2 gene encoding LETM1 domain-containing protein LETM2, mitochondrial isoform X1 codes for MALPRCRLLLRACQLLAHSRSPAAALLQLVDSHFSRTWVGTALPRWPAGAPPAFHASACVRRELPAKAPTGRGVEAPGGKKSLRQKAADELKHYYRGFHLLWIDTTVAARMVWRLLHGQVLTRRERRRLLRTCADLFRLVPFLVFVIVPFMEFLLPVFLKLFPEMLPSTFETESKKEEKQKKKLNAKLELAKFLRETIAEMAKRNKADTGQGKQFSSYVHQIRHSGHQPSTQEIVRFSKLFEDELTLEHLERAQLVALCKLLELQPIGTNNLLRFQLLLRLRTIKADDEMIAEEGVSGLSVPELQSACRARGMRSLGLSEEQLKEQLRQWLDLHLKENVPPSLLLLSRALYLIDIKPQSVPVPQSKRGETAEMMASVPEGQETLVDPAPLVQGRKNEEFVSRPTKELPVSEVSMKPPPREAKMEASQSSKAGTNGV; via the exons ATGGCGCTGCCCCGCTGCCGCCTGCTGCTGAG AGCCTGCCAGCTACTCGCGCACTCCCGCTCTccggcggctgccctgctccagctcGTGGATTCCCACTTCAGCCGGACCTGGGTGGGCActgccctgcctcgctggccAGCCGGAGCCCCGCCAGCGTTCCACGCGTCTGCCTGCGTGCGCCGGGAGCTGCCGGCCAAGGCGCCGACAGGACGCGGTGTAGAGGCTCCCGGGGGAAAAAAGTCTCTACGCCAGAAAGCTGCGGATGAGCTGAAACATTATTACCGCGGGTTCCACTTGCTTTGGATCGATACCACAGTGGCTGCCCGGATGGTGTGGAGGCTTTTGCATGGTCAGGTCCTCACGAGGAGGGAGAGGCGAAGG CTGCTGAGAACTTGCGCAGATCTCTTCCGGCTGGTCCCCTTCCTGGTGTTTGTCATCGTCCCCTTCATGGAATTTCTGTTACCTGTGTTCCTGAAGCTCTTCCCTGAAATGCTGCCCTCCACGTTTGAGACGGAGTCAAAAAAG gaagaaaagcagaaaaagaaattgaatgcAAAGCTGGAGCTAGCAAAGTTCCTGCGGGAGACCATTGCAGAGATGGCCAAAAGGAACAAGGCAGATACAGGTCAAGGAAAACAATTCTCTTCTTACGTGCACCAG ATTCGTCACAGCGGCCATCAGCCCAGTACCCAGGAGATCGTACGCTTCTCCAAGCTCTTTGAGGACGAGCTGACCCTGGAGCACTTGGAACGGGCACAGCTGGTAGCTCTTTGCAAATTGCTCGAGCTGCAGCCCATTGGCACCAACAATCTGCTCCGCTTTCAGCTTCTGCTGAGACTCAGAACGATCAAGGCAGATGATGAA ATGATTGCCGAGGAAGGAGTCAGTGGCCTGAGCGTGCCTGAACTGCAGAGCGCCTGCAGAGCCAGAGGGATGCGATCGCTGGGTCTCtcagaggagcagctgaaggaacagcTCAGACAG TGGCTGGATCTACACTTGAAAGAGAACGTTCcaccttccctgctcctgctttccCGTGCCTTGTACTTGATAGACATAAAGCCACAATCTGTTCCAGTTCCACAAAGCAAG AGAGGTGAAACTGCTGAGATGATGGCATCTGTTCCTGAAGGTCAGGAGACCCTGGTGGATCCTGCCCCCCTTGTACAGGGAAGAAAG AATGAAGAATTTGTATCTCGGCCAACCAAGGAGTTGCCAGTCTCAGAAGTGTCGATGAAGCCTCCCCCACGAGAG GCTAAGATGGAAGCATCTCAGAGCAGCAAGGCCGGCACCAATGGCGTCTAG
- the LETM2 gene encoding LETM1 domain-containing protein LETM2, mitochondrial isoform X2 produces the protein MALPRCRLLLRACQLLAHSRSPAAALLQLVDSHFSRTWVGTALPRWPAGAPPAFHASACVRRELPAKAPTGRGVEAPGGKKSLRQKAADELKHYYRGFHLLWIDTTVAARMVWRLLHGQVLTRRERRRLLRTCADLFRLVPFLVFVIVPFMEFLLPVFLKLFPEMLPSTFETESKKEEKQKKKLNAKLELAKFLRETIAEMAKRNKADTGQGKQFSSYVHQIRHSGHQPSTQEIVRFSKLFEDELTLEHLERAQLVALCKLLELQPIGTNNLLRFQLLLRLRTIKADDEMIAEEGVSGLSVPELQSACRARGMRSLGLSEEQLKEQLRQWLDLHLKENVPPSLLLLSRALYLIDIKPQSVPVPQSKNEEFVSRPTKELPVSEVSMKPPPREAKMEASQSSKAGTNGV, from the exons ATGGCGCTGCCCCGCTGCCGCCTGCTGCTGAG AGCCTGCCAGCTACTCGCGCACTCCCGCTCTccggcggctgccctgctccagctcGTGGATTCCCACTTCAGCCGGACCTGGGTGGGCActgccctgcctcgctggccAGCCGGAGCCCCGCCAGCGTTCCACGCGTCTGCCTGCGTGCGCCGGGAGCTGCCGGCCAAGGCGCCGACAGGACGCGGTGTAGAGGCTCCCGGGGGAAAAAAGTCTCTACGCCAGAAAGCTGCGGATGAGCTGAAACATTATTACCGCGGGTTCCACTTGCTTTGGATCGATACCACAGTGGCTGCCCGGATGGTGTGGAGGCTTTTGCATGGTCAGGTCCTCACGAGGAGGGAGAGGCGAAGG CTGCTGAGAACTTGCGCAGATCTCTTCCGGCTGGTCCCCTTCCTGGTGTTTGTCATCGTCCCCTTCATGGAATTTCTGTTACCTGTGTTCCTGAAGCTCTTCCCTGAAATGCTGCCCTCCACGTTTGAGACGGAGTCAAAAAAG gaagaaaagcagaaaaagaaattgaatgcAAAGCTGGAGCTAGCAAAGTTCCTGCGGGAGACCATTGCAGAGATGGCCAAAAGGAACAAGGCAGATACAGGTCAAGGAAAACAATTCTCTTCTTACGTGCACCAG ATTCGTCACAGCGGCCATCAGCCCAGTACCCAGGAGATCGTACGCTTCTCCAAGCTCTTTGAGGACGAGCTGACCCTGGAGCACTTGGAACGGGCACAGCTGGTAGCTCTTTGCAAATTGCTCGAGCTGCAGCCCATTGGCACCAACAATCTGCTCCGCTTTCAGCTTCTGCTGAGACTCAGAACGATCAAGGCAGATGATGAA ATGATTGCCGAGGAAGGAGTCAGTGGCCTGAGCGTGCCTGAACTGCAGAGCGCCTGCAGAGCCAGAGGGATGCGATCGCTGGGTCTCtcagaggagcagctgaaggaacagcTCAGACAG TGGCTGGATCTACACTTGAAAGAGAACGTTCcaccttccctgctcctgctttccCGTGCCTTGTACTTGATAGACATAAAGCCACAATCTGTTCCAGTTCCACAAAGCAAG AATGAAGAATTTGTATCTCGGCCAACCAAGGAGTTGCCAGTCTCAGAAGTGTCGATGAAGCCTCCCCCACGAGAG GCTAAGATGGAAGCATCTCAGAGCAGCAAGGCCGGCACCAATGGCGTCTAG